The following are from one region of the Heptranchias perlo isolate sHepPer1 chromosome 11, sHepPer1.hap1, whole genome shotgun sequence genome:
- the LOC137327540 gene encoding growth hormone secretagogue receptor type 1-like — protein MENISNNDTLPSPFRCDNESCPLFPVPILIPVTIVCIALFIIGVTGNTLTILIIRRCKDMKTTTNLYLSSMAVSDLLIFFCLPFDLYRLWKFKPWLFGNFLCKFYQYINEGCSYATILHITALSIERYLAICFPLKTKVLITKRRVKCVIALLWALALLSAGPFFFLVRVEYDMCTHSEYAVSSGILDIMIWVTTIYFFFPMFCLTFFYGFIGRKLWKSKDKIKGPNAANREKYHKQTVKILVVVVLAFVVCWLPSHVGRFLFSYALKSGGVDGYFLSNYFNLVSMLLFYLSTSINPILYNLMSKKYRTAAHKLLFTRQARPWSFSSTRDTRDDTLCGEEHQRLK, from the exons ATGGAGAATATTTCCAATAATGATACTTTACCGTCGCCTTTTCGTTGTGATAACGAGTCCTGTCCACTCTTCCCTGTCCCCATCTTGATCCCAGTGACAATCGTCTGTATCGCCCTGTTCATCATCGGGGTCACTGGCAACACGTTGACTATCCTGATCATAAGAAGGTGCAAGGACATGAAGACCACCACCAACCTTTACCTGTCCAGCATGGCGGTGTCGGACCTGCTGATCTTCTTCTGCCTGCCTTTCGACCTGTACCGCCTGTGGAAGTTCAAGCCCTGGCTCTTTGGGAACTTCTTGTGCAAGTTTTACCAGTACATCAACGAAGGCTGCAGCTACGCCACCATCCTGCACATCACAGCCCTGAGCATCGAGAGGTACCTGGCCATCTGCTTCCCTCTCAAAACCAAGGTGCTCATCACCAAGCGAAGAGTAAAGTGTGTTATCGCCTTGCTGTGGGCTCTAGCCCTGCTGTCTGCTGGACCCTTCTTCTTCCTGGTAAGAGTGGAATATGACATGTGCACACACTCCGAATACGCCGTCAGCTCAGGGATCTTAGACATCATGATCTGGGTCACGACCATCTACTTCTTCTTCCCCATGTTCTGCCTCACTTTCTTCTATGGCTTCATAGGAAGGAAACTGTGGAAAAGCAAGGACAAGATCAAGGGTCCGAATGCTGCAAACAGGGAGAAATATCACAAGCAGACAGTCAAGATCTTGG TTGTGGTTGTCTTGGCGTTTGTTGTCTGCTGGTTGCCTTCCCACGTTGGCCGATTTCTCTTCTCCTACGCCTTGAAGAGTGGTGGCGTCGATGGTTACTTTCTCAGTAATTATTTCAACCTCGTCTCTATGCTTCTGTTCTACCTCAGCACCTCCATCAACCCCATCCTCTACAACCTCATGTCCAAAAAGTATAGAACGGCTGCCCACAAGCTGCTGTTCACTCGCCAGGCCCGTCCATGGTCCTTCTCCAGCACCAGGGATACCAGGGATGACACATTGTGCGGAGAAGAGCACCAGCGTCTGAAATAA